One Fontisphaera persica DNA window includes the following coding sequences:
- the araD gene encoding L-ribulose-5-phosphate 4-epimerase AraD: MAFEQLKERVWRANQGLIENDLVILSWGNASGIDRSAGVVAIKPSGVPYNKLRVEDIVVLSLATGEVVEGKARPSSDTATHLHLYRSFPSIGGVVHAHSVYATAFAQSGRELPCLGTTHADTFYGTVPLTRQLTPEEIAADYELNTGKVIEETFRTRHLNPDQIPAVLVVGHGPFAWGPTTEKALENAFILEKVAMMAINTYRVCPEAKPIPQALLDKHFLRKHGPTAYYGQR, from the coding sequence ATGGCATTTGAGCAACTCAAAGAACGGGTCTGGCGGGCCAATCAAGGCCTGATTGAAAATGATTTGGTCATCCTGAGCTGGGGCAACGCCAGCGGCATTGACCGGAGCGCCGGCGTGGTGGCCATCAAACCCAGCGGCGTGCCCTACAACAAGCTGCGCGTCGAGGACATTGTAGTGTTGTCGCTGGCCACCGGCGAAGTGGTGGAGGGCAAGGCCCGGCCCTCTTCGGATACCGCCACGCATCTGCACTTGTACCGCAGCTTTCCCTCGATTGGCGGCGTGGTGCATGCCCACAGCGTTTATGCCACCGCCTTCGCTCAATCCGGGCGCGAGCTGCCCTGCCTGGGCACCACCCACGCCGACACCTTTTACGGCACGGTGCCCCTCACCCGCCAGTTGACGCCGGAGGAAATTGCCGCGGATTATGAGTTGAACACCGGCAAGGTGATTGAGGAAACCTTCCGCACGCGGCACCTGAATCCGGACCAAATCCCGGCGGTGCTGGTGGTGGGACATGGGCCGTTTGCGTGGGGGCCGACCACGGAAAAGGCGCTGGAAAACGCCTTCATCCTCGAAAAAGTGGCGATGATGGCCATCAACACCTATCGGGTCTGCCCCGAGGCCAAGCCCATCCCGCAGGCCTTGCTGGACAAGCATTTCCTGCGCAAACACGGACCCACGGCCTATTACGGGCAGCGGTGA